A genomic stretch from Enterobacter dykesii includes:
- the yajL gene encoding protein deglycase YajL yields MSASALICLAPGSEEMEAVTTIDLMVRGGIKVTTASVASDGNLAITCSRGVKILADAPLVQVADGDYDIIVLPGGLKGAECFRDSPLLVETVRQFHLSGRIVAAICAAAGTVLIPHDIFPIGNMTGFPGLKDTIPEEHWVDKRVVWDPRVNLLTSQGPGTAIDFGLKIIDLLVGREKAYEVASSLVMPAGIYNYYE; encoded by the coding sequence ATGAGCGCGTCAGCCCTGATCTGCCTCGCCCCTGGTAGCGAAGAGATGGAAGCGGTCACCACCATTGATTTGATGGTGCGCGGCGGCATTAAAGTTACCACCGCCAGCGTCGCCAGCGACGGCAATCTGGCAATCACCTGCTCGCGCGGGGTGAAGATCCTCGCGGATGCCCCCCTCGTTCAGGTGGCTGACGGCGATTACGACATCATCGTGCTGCCCGGCGGCTTAAAAGGCGCGGAATGTTTTCGCGACAGCCCGCTGCTGGTCGAGACCGTGCGTCAGTTTCATTTATCCGGCCGCATCGTCGCGGCAATCTGTGCCGCCGCCGGAACGGTTCTGATTCCGCACGATATCTTCCCCATCGGCAACATGACCGGTTTCCCGGGGCTTAAGGATACAATCCCGGAAGAGCACTGGGTGGATAAACGCGTCGTCTGGGATCCGCGCGTCAACCTGCTGACCAGCCAGGGGCCAGGTACCGCGATTGATTTTGGCTTAAAGATTATTGACCTGCTGGTCGGGCGCGAAAAAGCGTACGAAGTAGCGTCATCGCTGGTGATGCCGGCGGGGATTTATAATTATTACGAATAG
- the panE gene encoding 2-dehydropantoate 2-reductase, whose amino-acid sequence MKITVLGCGALGQLWLTALCKHGHEVQGWLRVPQPYCSVNLIGEDGSIFNESLTANDPDFLAQSDLLLVTLKAWQVSDAVKTLAAQLPPTSPILLLHNGMGTLDELKNVQQPLLMATTTHAARRDGNIIVHVASGVTHIGPARTQDGDYSYLADVLQKVLPDVAWHNNIRPQLWRKLAVNCVINPLTALWNCPNGELKNHPQDVAILCAEVAAVVEREGLHTSADDLRCYVEQVIESTAENISSMLQDVRALRHTEIDYITGYLLKRARAHGIAVPENARLYDLVKRKESEYERVSPDLPRPW is encoded by the coding sequence ATGAAAATTACGGTGCTCGGATGCGGAGCGCTTGGTCAGCTGTGGCTGACCGCGCTGTGCAAGCACGGACATGAGGTTCAGGGCTGGCTGCGCGTGCCCCAGCCCTATTGCAGTGTAAACCTGATTGGTGAAGACGGAAGCATCTTTAACGAATCCCTCACCGCGAACGATCCTGATTTCCTGGCGCAAAGCGATCTTTTACTGGTGACGCTCAAAGCCTGGCAGGTCTCAGACGCGGTAAAGACACTGGCCGCGCAGCTCCCCCCCACTTCCCCCATACTGCTGCTGCATAACGGCATGGGGACGCTTGATGAGCTGAAAAACGTCCAGCAGCCCCTGCTGATGGCGACGACCACGCACGCTGCGCGTCGCGACGGCAACATCATCGTGCATGTCGCCAGCGGAGTGACGCATATCGGTCCCGCCAGAACGCAGGATGGTGATTACAGCTATCTTGCCGATGTGCTGCAGAAGGTGCTGCCGGACGTGGCCTGGCACAACAACATCCGCCCTCAGCTGTGGCGCAAGCTGGCGGTAAACTGCGTGATCAACCCGCTGACGGCGCTGTGGAACTGCCCGAACGGGGAGCTGAAAAATCATCCGCAGGACGTTGCCATACTGTGTGCGGAAGTCGCGGCGGTCGTTGAGCGGGAAGGCCTGCATACCTCGGCCGACGATTTACGCTGTTATGTCGAGCAGGTCATTGAAAGCACGGCAGAAAACATCTCCTCAATGTTGCAGGATGTTCGGGCATTACGCCACACGGAGATCGACTACATCACCGGCTATTTGCTAAAACGCGCCCGCGCGCACGGCATCGCGGTGCCGGAAAACGCCCGTTTGTATGACCTGGTTAAACGTAAGGAGAGTGAATATGAGCGCGTCAGCCCTGATCTGCCTCGCCCCTGGTAG
- a CDS encoding YajQ family cyclic di-GMP-binding protein has product MPSFDIVSEVDIQEVRNGVENATREVESRFDFRGVEASFELNDANKTIKVLSESDFQVNQLLDILRAKLLKRGIEGTSLDVPEEFVHSGKNWFVEAKLKQGIESAVQKKIVKLIKDSKLKVQAQIQGEEIRVTGKSRDDLQSVMALVRGGDLGQPFQFKNFRD; this is encoded by the coding sequence ATGCCATCTTTCGATATTGTTTCCGAAGTTGATATCCAGGAAGTTCGCAACGGCGTTGAGAACGCAACCCGCGAAGTTGAGTCACGTTTCGATTTTCGCGGCGTTGAGGCGTCGTTTGAGCTGAACGACGCAAATAAGACCATTAAGGTGCTGAGCGAGTCTGATTTCCAGGTAAATCAGCTGCTCGACATTCTGCGCGCCAAGCTGTTAAAGCGCGGTATCGAAGGGACGTCTCTGGACGTGCCGGAAGAGTTTGTGCACAGCGGTAAAAACTGGTTTGTTGAAGCCAAGCTGAAGCAGGGCATCGAGAGCGCGGTGCAGAAGAAGATCGTTAAGCTCATTAAAGACAGCAAGCTGAAGGTGCAGGCGCAGATCCAGGGCGAAGAAATTCGCGTGACCGGTAAGTCCCGCGATGACCTCCAGTCCGTAATGGCGCTGGTGCGCGGCGGCGATCTGGGGCAACCGTTCCAGTTTAAAAACTTCCGCGATTAA
- a CDS encoding MFS transporter, which yields MNDYKMTPGELRATWGLGTVFSLRMLGMFMVLPVLTTYGMALQGASEALIGLAIGIYGLAQAVFQIPFGLLSDRVGRKPLIVGGLLVFVLGSVIAALSHSIWGIILGRALQGSGAIAAAVMALLSDLTREQNRTKAMAFIGVSFGVTFAIAMVLGPIITHTLGLHALFWMIAVLATIGIALTLWVVPDSKNHVLNRESGMVKGCFSEVIVEPRLLKLNFGIMCLHILLMSTFVALPGQLAAAGFPAAEHWKIYLVTMLISFVSVVPFIIYAEVKRKMKRVFVGCVAVLLIAEIVLWGAGPHFWELIAGVQLFFLAFNLMEALLPSLISKESPAGYKGTAMGIYSTSQFLGVAIGGSLGGWVDGLFDSQTVFLAGALLATVWLLVASTMKEPRYVSSLRVEIPDDVEISDRLKQRLEAKEGVTEVLIVPEERSAYVKIDSKMTNRFEVEQALKA from the coding sequence ATGAACGATTATAAAATGACGCCAGGCGAGCTTCGCGCGACCTGGGGCTTAGGGACTGTCTTCTCGCTACGGATGCTTGGCATGTTTATGGTCCTGCCTGTTCTGACCACGTACGGTATGGCGCTGCAGGGGGCCAGCGAGGCGCTCATTGGCCTCGCAATCGGCATCTACGGTCTGGCGCAGGCGGTTTTCCAGATCCCCTTTGGCCTGCTCTCTGACCGGGTGGGCCGAAAGCCGCTGATCGTCGGCGGGCTGCTGGTCTTTGTGCTCGGAAGCGTGATTGCCGCCCTCTCCCACTCCATCTGGGGGATTATTCTCGGCCGCGCCCTGCAGGGTTCCGGCGCGATTGCCGCCGCGGTGATGGCGCTGCTGTCCGACTTAACCCGCGAGCAGAACCGCACCAAAGCGATGGCGTTCATCGGCGTGAGCTTTGGCGTGACCTTTGCGATTGCAATGGTGCTGGGCCCCATCATTACGCACACGCTGGGTCTGCACGCCCTGTTCTGGATGATTGCCGTGCTGGCGACCATCGGTATTGCCTTAACCCTGTGGGTCGTGCCGGACAGCAAAAACCACGTTCTGAACCGTGAATCGGGGATGGTAAAAGGCTGCTTCAGCGAAGTGATTGTCGAGCCGCGCCTGCTTAAGCTGAATTTTGGCATTATGTGCCTGCACATCCTTCTGATGTCCACCTTTGTCGCCCTGCCCGGCCAGCTGGCCGCAGCGGGTTTCCCGGCGGCTGAGCACTGGAAAATCTATCTGGTCACGATGCTGATTTCGTTTGTTTCCGTCGTGCCGTTCATCATCTACGCCGAAGTGAAGCGCAAAATGAAGCGCGTCTTCGTGGGCTGCGTGGCGGTCCTGCTGATTGCCGAAATTGTGCTCTGGGGTGCCGGCCCGCACTTCTGGGAGCTGATTGCCGGCGTACAGCTGTTCTTCCTGGCCTTTAACCTGATGGAAGCGCTGCTCCCGTCGCTGATCAGTAAAGAGTCCCCCGCCGGGTATAAAGGCACCGCGATGGGCATCTACTCCACCAGCCAGTTTCTCGGCGTGGCGATCGGCGGCTCGCTCGGCGGTTGGGTGGACGGCCTGTTTGATTCACAAACCGTGTTTCTCGCCGGTGCGCTACTGGCGACGGTCTGGCTGCTGGTCGCCAGCACCATGAAAGAGCCGCGCTACGTGAGTAGCCTGCGGGTAGAAATCCCGGATGATGTTGAGATTAGCGATAGGCTGAAACAGCGTCTGGAAGCCAAAGAGGGTGTGACAGAGGTGCTCATCGTTCCGGAAGAGCGCAGCGCTTACGTCAAAATAGACAGTAAAATGACCAACCGCTTCGAGGTCGAGCAGGCGCTCAAAGCGTGA
- the cyoE gene encoding heme o synthase, producing the protein MFKQYLQVTKPGIIFGNLISVIGGFLLASKGSIDYTLFIYTLVGVSLVVASGCVFNNYIDMDIDKKMERTKNRVLVKGLIAPSVSLVYATLLGIAGFMLLWFGANPLACWLGVMGFVVYVGVYSLYMKRHSVYGTLIGSLSGAAPPVIGYCAVTNEFDSGALILLAIFSLWQMPHSYAIAIFRFKDYQAANIPVLPVVKGISVAKNHITLYIIAFAVATLMLSLGGYAGYKYLAVAAAVSVWWLGMALRGYKVEDDKVWARKLFVFSIVAITSLSVMMSVDFMVPDSHNLLTYVW; encoded by the coding sequence CTAAGGGCAGCATTGATTACACCCTCTTTATCTACACGCTGGTCGGTGTGTCACTGGTTGTTGCGTCCGGTTGTGTATTTAACAACTACATCGACATGGATATCGACAAGAAGATGGAAAGGACCAAAAATCGGGTGCTGGTGAAAGGCCTGATCGCCCCTTCCGTCTCGCTGGTGTACGCCACCTTGCTGGGTATTGCTGGCTTTATGCTGCTGTGGTTTGGTGCTAACCCGCTGGCCTGCTGGCTGGGGGTGATGGGGTTCGTGGTGTATGTGGGCGTCTATAGCCTGTATATGAAACGCCACTCCGTCTACGGCACGCTGATTGGTTCTCTCTCCGGCGCTGCGCCGCCGGTGATTGGCTACTGCGCGGTCACGAACGAGTTCGACAGCGGTGCGCTGATCCTGCTGGCTATCTTTAGCCTGTGGCAGATGCCGCACTCCTATGCCATCGCGATTTTCCGCTTTAAGGATTATCAGGCAGCGAACATCCCGGTTCTGCCGGTCGTGAAAGGCATTTCCGTTGCCAAGAACCACATCACGCTGTACATCATCGCCTTTGCCGTGGCAACGCTGATGCTCTCTCTGGGTGGTTACGCTGGATATAAATATCTGGCGGTAGCGGCTGCGGTGAGCGTCTGGTGGCTCGGTATGGCGCTGCGCGGTTACAAAGTGGAAGATGACAAGGTCTGGGCGCGCAAACTGTTTGTGTTCTCGATTGTGGCCATCACCTCGCTGTCCGTGATGATGTCCGTGGACTTCATGGTGCCAGATTCACACAACCTGCTGACTTACGTCTGGTAA